The following DNA comes from Numida meleagris isolate 19003 breed g44 Domestic line chromosome 16, NumMel1.0, whole genome shotgun sequence.
CCCTGAAACCTTGCTGTCCCTTCCTCTTACCAAGCAATGCAACCCCTGTGCCTTTAGCACCAGGCTGCTGCCCCTCACGAGTCTGCTATTTAAGACATCTCTCTGGTGCACTGCGTGGCAAAGTACTGCTCTACAGACTTCAAAAAGAAACGTGCCTAAAGCTTCCCAGGCTCATAAATCTGCCAACTTGGGCACGCTCCCTAAACTTTCCTAATTGACTTTTTGGACTATCGAGTTTTTTAAGAGTTGGGGATTCTTTTCATGTCATCCTGGACTAAGTTACAGCCCTTCAGGGAGGGGACGGTGCTGGTGAGAGTGCTGTGGGAGTGAGTGCCCCACTGCTCACGGCAGTCTCATTCTGCTTCTACCCCAGAGCCCTGTTTCCCTGTGCCTCTCTTTCTCTGGCTGCTATGAGGGCAATCAGATGGTGCGGCCAAACAGACAGCTTTGGAATGAAGCTAATGGGTTGTTTGCATTCATCTTTTATTAATTACAGGCTGCTGAGTTTGAAGGAAGATAAAGATGAATAGTGGTATACGCGTTACTGATCTCTCTGCCTTGCATCTGCTCTCCACAGCCAAGCTCCGTGTTACAAACAGCCCCGAGCAAAGCTGTGGCGCTGAGCTCTGAGGCTGTCAGTGGTGTTTGAATGCGTGGGGAGAAACGGGGGCAGGCGCAGTGCAACGCTTCACCCCTCCTTTTTGCAGGCACTTACATGTCTCCAGCCGCTCCTCGAGGAAGGAGATCTGCTCGCTCAAGGAGTCGATTCTGTCCAGTTGCTGGAGGGAGTGGGACAGTCGGCTGATGGGGTCTGTGCCGACGTCCTCCGGTGCAGATGGCATGAGGTTGTGGAAGGGAGCCAGCACCAACTGGAGTTTCTGCAGGGAGAAGGGGAGCCATGAGCAGTCAGGAGGGCCCTGAGCGTGGTGTTTGTGTTGCGTTCAAAGGGCCACGGGGCTAGAAGAGCTGCTGTGAGGCTCTGCCGGCAGCGTGGAGCACAGCTGGGATCCttgcctgctccctgcctgcgTGAGGTCAGCGCGGTGTTAAAAATAGAGCAGGGGTGGAGGGAAACCCTGGCTGTGCGCAGCCTGGGCTTGGAGCTGGCTGCACGTGGCCACGAGCAGGGGAGGAAGGGGCGGAGGAGCACACCAAACAccaacctgctccagtgcttccACTCTGTTCTTCAggtctttcatttcttccttcatttcactGGAAGGACCTGAATAAAAGGACCAAGATAAGTTAGCTAGTAAAAATCCATTGCCTGAGGTGAAGTGGGATGTGCTGGGCTCAGGCTAAGCGCTGCTGCTTGGTGCTCCCCTCCTAGGGAACCCCAGGGTTCAGGAACTGGATGCGATGCCTGCTGCAAGCGCAGCAGTACCTAGAATAAAGTGAGGGAGTTTCTCAGGCTGTGGGGTGATGCTTAAAGGACAAAATATCCTTTCATGCCTCTGTTGTCAACAGATGAGTTAGCAGCCATGTCTTCCCTGTCCCATGGTGAGCCCTGTTGAGGACAGGGAACATAGGCAGGTGGCTTTTGGGGCACATGTAGGTGGCTCTCCCAGGCGTTGCCCGCATGATGCCAGTGCTGACCACAACGCATTATTACTCACGGTACGAGTTTGAAGTGTCACAGCGCGTACCAAAAGTAATAATGAGCTGTCACCAGCGGCTCCCGATGCTCCTTGTGGCTCCGGATGGATGTGCCCCGTGGGAAggatgatggtgatgatggagagcacagctgcagccccgGCCACCACACACTACAGCCAGGCTTTGTCACCCCTACAGGGTCTGGCCTTGTGCACAAGGCAGGTTTTGTTCCATTCCCTAGCCCTTGCCACTCCTGCTCCAGCCACCCTGTGCTGTTGTGCTAATCCCAGGTTTCACCAAAGCTCCCGAGCAGCTGTTGCCATGCTGCAAGCAGTGGGCAGTTACCTGCTTGGCTGAAGGTTCCTGGTCCAGGGCCTGGCACCACGGGCTGGCACACCTTGCTATCAGCAGCGAGGCTAAAGCCATCCCGGCAGGCACAGCGAAAGCTCCCAGCTGTGTtgaagcagagctggctgcaccCATGGCTCCGGCCAGCACACTCGTCCACATCTGAAAGCACAGGGATGGTTCTGTGAGGACAGGGCTGGGAGTGAAATGCTCATGGGGCAAGGGGTGCAGATGGAGCAGGGGTGCTGCTCCCCCTGCCAGAGCCACACTGACGCCTGTAGGGTGGGGATGTGATGGGAACACAGCCGAGGCCCAGGTCACCCTCCCCAAACCTGGCTGGCATCTGTGTGGGTGCCCCTCAGACAGGGTGGGAGCGCACTAGGAAGATGCTGGTGTAAATACAGGATACCTATATTACTTATTTATCCAGAGGTAGAATCTGGCCTCCTTCCTACATCCCTCTCACCCTCATAAGGgtataaaagcaaaagataaacCCAGAAATGCCCATACTTCGGCCAGAGCAGGCACCATCCTTGAGCAGAGGGGTGCAggcagccccatgctgctgctctcagtgccTGGCTCTCATCCTGGATTTATGGCCGGGGTTTTGGTTCCAGCCAGCTGTGGTGAGGAGCTATCAGCCTTTCAAGTGTGTATAAAACCCAGTAACCTCTCCTCACACGGGGGAGTTATTAAAGCTGTTCCCACAAAGCAAaatgagcagagctgcttcccacGCCCGGGCAAATCTGTTCTAGGCAGTGGGAAAATCCTTTCCCCAGCGCTGGAGCCGGAGCTGTCAGCGATGCgctcagccctgccctgcccagcaTGGGTCAGTGCCACTCACTCCTCCTCTGCCTTACAGGAGGATGGGAAGCCAGGAGATGTGGTGGAAGTGGTTTGCTCCATGCTGGTGTGCTCTGCCGGATATCCCTGTGCTCCAGTGAGGCATCAGGCTGCTCTTGCGCAAGAGTGGAGCCCTTCCCCTCCACCCCCAGATCTTCTTGCTTTACAGATTTAGTCTCTGCAGCAAACGGGTGTCTTCATTTACAGCAAGAGTTTACAAAGGCTGGGAGATGGGTCACTGTAAATACGCAGTCTTGGGACATCCCCATGAGTGCGAGGGCTGCTCTGCCGAAGGCCCCTTGCTGACTGCAgtcacagcagagcacagccccagctcatGCTGACCTAGCACGGTCCCCCATGCCAGGAGGTGCCAGGAGGGGAGCAGGGTGCAGCAGTACCTGTCTGGCAGGAAGGCCCCATCCAGCCGGGCGGGCAGGCACATCTGCCAGGGAAGGCACAGCGGCCGCCATTCTGGCACGGCacctggcacagagctgcaaaagCAAACGAGCACAGCGTCACTTGGTGGGGCTGGGCATCCCCCTCCCCTACCTCCATACGCATGCAttgtgcacacacacaggacAGCACAGCCTTGTGCCAGCCCTGGGCATGGGCTGCTTCAtcctggtggtgctgggctgtgctggggtgtGCTGGGAATGGCAGGAGTGGGATAAACAGGCCTTGGTTTGGAAAGGGGCTGAGGGGCCTGCAACCAGCTCAGGTCAGGGGAGGGATTGCACTCTGACAGCTCAGGAGAGCGTCTGGTGTTGCTCTCTAAGCTCTTCTGGAGACAGATTAGCTGCTGATGTGCCAATGtgttctgcatttgtttcatgTTGCACATCACAATGTCCTCCTGAAAGCATTTCTCTTCCATTACTGCTGATTTATACGGAAGGAACTTGCTCATTTTATTTATCCTCTGGTAACTCTAAAGTTAATAAACGATCCCAGAGGAAAAAGGCCTGAAGCAGCCAAGAAAGCCTAGAAATTAATCAGAAATTGAGCCACATTTGGTTGTGCTATTGGATgctaaaaatgtaaatggaCAAGAATCAGACTGGTGCTGGTCAACAAGATTGCTGGCTGCTGGGACCTCAGCCACCCAGAGTCAGGGGGCTGGAGGACAGCAAGGTGAGCAGGGCAGCGGGGTGGCCCAGTGGCTTCATTACCTGTATTGCAGCTGAGCTCGTAGCTGCTGGTTCTGCTCCAGCCAGGACAGCACGAAGCCACGGGCTGGGGTACCTGTTTGTACACCTGCCGGTAGGCAACCTTGTAGATGGTCCTGCAATGCAGAGATGGGGCTGAGTATCAGGGGCAGCCCAAAGCCCCCAACCCCGCTCCCACACCGCTGCACGTGCTGCTTCCCCCCACCTGTAGGTGCTGCACAGGCGGTGGCCCTGGCAGGTGGTGAGGTAGGGCAGGTACACGGGCTGCACGTGGGACTCGGTGTGGGCGGCCGTGCGGCTCCGCGGCTCCGCAGCGCAGGTCCTACGGCTGAGCAAAGGACAGCAGGTCAGGCAGTGGCTGGCAAGCAACCCGCTGCTTCCCCCCTCATCCTGAAAGGGCCAtgctgatttacaccagctggGGACGTGGCCTGACAACTCCTAATTGCACACGGCTATTTAAGAGGCGGTGGCTCATTGCCCAAGTGACCCAGGAGGTGACTTCATGCTGTTAGGGCAGCAACACAAAGCTGCCAGCACTGCGGGCTGAGTGGCCCCTTCCTCCCCACACCCTGCACAAAGGCACTGACACCCCAGTTGGGGTCCAGATTTAGGGGGGATTTACTCAGAGCACTTTTCCTCCCATTCACTGCCTCCCTTCCCCTAAAATCAATCACTTTTCAGAcgtctcttttcctttctgagctTTCTGCACTCCTGAACCTGACGTGCCTTTGGACACCA
Coding sequences within:
- the EGFL7 gene encoding epidermal growth factor-like protein 7 isoform X2, translated to MHRISCLLSGLAFILSATSTDCFARMGRRTCAAEPRSRTAAHTESHVQPVYLPYLTTCQGHRLCSTYRTIYKVAYRQVYKQVPQPVASCCPGWSRTSSYELSCNTALCQVPCQNGGRCAFPGRCACPPGWMGPSCQTDVDECAGRSHGCSQLCFNTAGSFRCACRDGFSLAADSKVCQPVVPGPGPGTFSQAGPSSEMKEEMKDLKNRVEALEQKLQLVLAPFHNLMPSAPEDVGTDPISRLSHSLQQLDRIDSLSEQISFLEERLETCSCKNEL
- the EGFL7 gene encoding epidermal growth factor-like protein 7 isoform X1, translated to MGGCWPVATRQCGSGAGPTAARDSGALQSLPLKSKPCARSPRFPPRSDPGVCCTARSAAGRGQDMHRISCLLSGLAFILSATSTDCFARMGRRTCAAEPRSRTAAHTESHVQPVYLPYLTTCQGHRLCSTYRTIYKVAYRQVYKQVPQPVASCCPGWSRTSSYELSCNTALCQVPCQNGGRCAFPGRCACPPGWMGPSCQTDVDECAGRSHGCSQLCFNTAGSFRCACRDGFSLAADSKVCQPVVPGPGPGTFSQAGPSSEMKEEMKDLKNRVEALEQKLQLVLAPFHNLMPSAPEDVGTDPISRLSHSLQQLDRIDSLSEQISFLEERLETCSCKNEL